In Phycisphaerales bacterium, the sequence ACACGCGATCAACGCTTCGAGAACTGGAAGCGGCGACGGGCGCCGGCCTGACCATACTTCTTCCGCTCCACGGCTCGCGAGTCACGCGTCAGCATCCCCTGCTCGCGCAAAATCGGCTCGGTCGTGGGATCATAATCCAGCAGGGCCCGCGCCAGCCCGAGTTTCATCGCCCCCGCCTGGCCCATGAAGCCCCCGCCGTGGCACTTCGCCACGACCTGGAACTTCCCGACCATGTTCGTCGCGATCAGGGGCAGCATCGCCTCCCGGCGGTCGCGGTCCT encodes:
- the rpsI gene encoding 30S ribosomal protein S9, coding for MAKPADKKGWWWGTGRRKTAVARVRLKPASGSEVGVQVIGNDPKKTRTVEQYFSEDRDRREAMLPLIATNMVGKFQVVAKCHGGGFMGQAGAMKLGLARALLDYDPTTEPILREQGMLTRDSRAVERKKYGQAGARRRFQFSKR